From the genome of Polypterus senegalus isolate Bchr_013 chromosome 8, ASM1683550v1, whole genome shotgun sequence:
GCAGGTATTTTGGCTGACACCGCAGTACAGCAGGCCAGTATGCTATCTTGTAGTGTTTGCTCTCTGATCTGATGCATGGCAGAATTTACCCTCTGTagagagtttgcacattcttctcatATTAACGGAGTCATCCTTCCTAAGGTTACAGTTTtgctttattgttgttgtttgtaaTGTAGTCCAGTACTAGAAAATGAAtgtgcagaaaatggatggacacagTCTCACTTCAAAACTTCAAATAAACAATTACCTGTAATTTCTTAGTAGTCTGTCCCAAAGATCGCTCAACAGCTCGACAGCTGTTCTCTAGCCGAGCCGTCTGCTGACCTTGCAGATCCAGCTCCCCTTTGACCTTGATGATCTTGGCCTTCAGGTCCTCTTCAttgatttgctgtgtctcctgaaACTCCTGCTGGAGCTTCTCTGCCTCAATGCCTGCTTCCATACTGTGGATCTTTGCCATATATTCCCTGAGTTTATCTTCACACTCGTGGACTCGTTGCCTCATTTCTTGAAACTGCTCTTTCAATTGTTTTTCATTCTCCTGTTCAATTTGCAGTTcattttcccagaattcctcCTCTTCAATTTCTATCTCACTTTTCTTGATCCTCTGCTCTAGTCTCATGATTTCCTCCTCTAGTCCGTTGCTGTGTCTTTCTGCCCAAGACCTCAGTTCTACCTCATGGCACTCTAGCTGTCTTTCCAAGGAATGCAGTttgtctttttgcagctggaCCAGCTTGACCAGCTCTTCTGTGGTAGTTTTAGATGAATTATTGTTTAATATCTTTTGCCTCACTTCTGTCTCTTTACTTTTACCAAATATATCCATCAGTCCTTTGGCACCACCAGTAAAAGTTAAGGATTTCCTCTTGGGTTCTTTCCGCTTTAATGACTTGTCCATCTGAGGCCTGAGCTTAGCTAAAGGAGGCAAACTCTGCCTATACAAGGTCCTTTCTGGTATGCGGGCCATGGAATCGGAAGTAGGCCTCTCACTAAGAGAGGGTCCAGTTCTCTTCAGAATAAGCTGCACATCACTGGCATATTGACCCCATTTATTGAGAGACATGATTGGATTTTCATGTGGTGCTAAATGTCTCTCTGTATCTCTCCATTTCTCTATCAGTGTGTATCTTCCTGTACGACCTGTTagcagaaataaacaaaacattatgaaaaaaaactatttactgATTCTGTAATTAGCAAAAAGTCTATAATAAAGCGTCTTAAAGGGTAAAACATTACTGAAGAGAAGAGCAAGTAAACTggaaatgcaaaatgtgagtttaaAAAGGGCTTTAATGAATGTGCAGCATGAAGTGAACTATTTTGTTAAGTGTaactaaattatattttaacagaaaaatatcCTAAATTATACAGAAATCAAGCAGATGTGGACtttacagttatttattttgGAAGCTACTTTAACTTTAAGTGTTTTTCACCATAGCTATTTTCTATGTTCCAACTTACAAATATTAAGCTgcgttttgcaaaaaaaaacaactgtatgtGTAACATGGTGATGAAATAATATATTACAAAGAGTGGCCTGCATTTTTACCAAACTGGGAATTGTGCTATACATTTACAAGGTTTGACAAAAAAGTATAGTTACAAATAgtttaaaaatgctatattaaAGTGTGTCCATGTAATTTTACAATAACTCCATTAAAATGGGAATATACATCCATTCATATGATATGCCAAAATTTACATTGAACATTTTTCAAATACTTAATATGTTGATTTTTATCTAACCTAAAACAAGATTAGTAACAAGTAAATTAGcatacatattacatttttttaacaaaagaaagtgaaaatCAAACATACTGTGGGTGTCCCATAACGTAACTGAGGTTCAGTTAGAAGAAGTTTGTTTAAAACATGATCAGACACACAAGGTGACACaaaatggttcattttctgatAGAATGTCATGTGTTACAGCATACCCCCCATTTATTTTGGGTACAACAACCCTGTGCGGCAGTACTGGCATGAAAAGGATCAAACAGGTAATGAACGACTCAGTCTGGCCTGTTTGGCAGCGTTACCTGATGGACACGGTGTTCTTGCCTTTCTGTGGTGTGTCTGGTAGTTCTTGTTATTGAGTTTAAGTgtgatttattttcttctcttcaCATCTAGTGATGAACTTTGGACAGCACAAACTTAAACCATTCATTAGAGTCCTacaatgttttttcttctttgcctCTTGAAGTCTATGATGTGGACATATGCACTAAATGGTACTACTGGATGTAGGTATGCAGTATGCAATAACTATATCTAAAAGACGTCACTTTCAAAAGGTGCTAAAATGGCAAACACAAGAAGTGACAGATGATTTCTAAAAATAAGGAAGTGGACCTGGTagatgaaaaaggaaacaaacatgGGCCGTGGCAAATGTGACACTAAATGAAGGAAGGAGGTGGCTTTAGAAAGGGACAAAGAAAATGCTGTGGGAAACTCTGCACATTGTCAACAAAGGGAACTACAGTGACCCCAACTCTGCAACAGTAAGCGGCAGACATGATTGGTATCACCAAAATCATGGAAATGACATACAGGATCTTAACAGCTCGTCTTTTCTGACTGACCATAGGAATGTGGGGCATTTTAGTTGAAAATGGACTAGCAATGCTTTAGCAAAGAGACTACAGTTTTCCAGGAAAGTGATTAATTTTATAATGGAAATGAGTCAAGGGACAGACTGTAGAAAGCAGTAGTTAGTTTACTGTGAAAACGATGAATCAGCCTTTTGCTTTGAACATACTGCCTCAAATGAAGGCCTAAGTGTTAGTGGACTGGCAAATTAGACATATAACTGAGAAACTTTGCTCTCAATTCATCGCCACCCTAGCATGTATTAAACTTCAGGAAAAGGCATGAAGCAAAACAGATATTCTGCAATAAGAACATTTACTATAAAagatcagataaaaattaacatggaAAAGGCTCACTGGTAGAGTGCTATGCCAAATTATTATTGCTGTACAAAATCTGGCAGAGCATAACTTTGGATTTTGAAGGAAGAAATCAAAGGAATACTACTATGTAAAAGTGTAAGgcaagattttttattataacttttgtctgtttttttcttctgcattAGTGTTTCAGTAGAAATGAGTAAACATCACATTTCCGAGTATTAATTTTCCAAAACATGAAATGTTACAGATATAATGTTTGTATTTCCCTACAAACATAAGTAACAGATCACTTTTCAGATAATCACTTTTGTGTATAGCCCAGTACACGACTAAACAAAGATAACAAGCAGGTGCTAATGATCAATGATGCAATGAGTGTGACAGCACAAGTTCTCCGAGATGCTTTGGGCAAATGGCCAGCTGATTTTCTTATAAAACTGCATAACTGTGTACCTAAGAGAACTGATGCAGGGTAAAGAGTGGTCATACAAATTACTGATTtgatttaggttttttttaactgtttattgcTGATTATAATATATGTTTTGATATTTAAACTTctcatttcattgtttttcttcgCTACACAGAATTATTTTACATGTTACTATGATATTTGCACAATACTAATATTAGCATTTTTGTGTCTCTGATAAGTCACCAGTGGCTTGAAATGTAGACAGCATTTCAAAGACCAAGATATTAATGGTATTTAATATTCAAGTCCTAGCACAGCAATTGCAGCCATTATTGTGAAGAACATAATTGTAAAATATGCTAAAACAGCAATGCACTTACTGCTCTTCTTGACTTCACTGACATAAGCCATCCGGAATAAATATCACCTGTTATGTATTTGAGAACACAAAGACAAAGGAAGTCTGTGTTACAAGTGGTTTATTGATTTTTGGCCCCGTTTCAGATGCTCTCGAAGCCTTCTTCAAAGTCTTGATCTCCACAGTACTGATAGCCAAGTTTATAGCTTTGGCAATACAATGAACATGAAAAAGCAAACTCCGAGTTCAAGGTTTGCAGTTTTTCAACTCAGCGTCTGTGACTTCTTCCATAGTGAATTTCCCAGCTTGAATATAAACATCTCAGATTCATGTAAAAAAAAGTACGTCAAATTTGGAATTATGAATTTAATAAAACACCAAGAATAGCATCTTTATCGCCATAAAATGATACACAGTTGGAGTGTTGAATATAAAGAATCACTTCAACCTGCTATCATTATTTATAAGAGTCTAACAACTGTGAAGACGTGTACATTTTCTGGCTTGCTATGACCTACATAATGTTGAATTCATCGTTGCAAATCTCTTCTATTGCTTTACTTGTGGCGAGCACCTGTATCAATGTGTTTCAGTTTTAGAGTATTCAGGCTGCTGTCACAGAACTGTCAACCACCTACATAAAGAGATAGATAATAGTATAAataatgacaatatttttaaacgaAAATAGTAAATTATAAAATTTGTTATGCCATCAATTGCATATCTGTCATAGGAAAGTAAAAATACTTTATGTATTACCTTTGATTAATATATCATGTTCACTTTTGATTATAAAATATCATATACGCagtattatcttcttatataatatgctgccatggctgtttgtttgtctgtccaggattttaaatcacctgtagcttgcaaaccgtttcacctattgacctgaaatttggtacacatatactacgtgacctctactgtctgcttttggggtgatgattgacctcaaagGTTATTccgcttttaatttaatttattttattgtagaatcaactctcggcagcagctagcagggcagccgtgcggcacatgcgtacaagcgccattctcattccttcgctgtcacttcccctaccccttttttatcttaaatcattcttgaggcaggttgaagacttaagtgccaggttaagtgaaaaattaaagaaaacatactaattgCAACTCAAATACtgtcttaatcagttttaacgtgaagagatgcagacgaaagaagagatgAAGTGGGCTACTAGGGTGGAGaaatgaagagctgctcaggaaccaGCAggcgtatcaacctctgagcaaacgaatgctaaacgtacagagaaagaggatgaaaactaagaatgctcaagtcaagtgtattcactgcacattatcgtgcagtgtgccattgctggtacaatatatttgttatttaagGACTACTGGTCAAATGACCACAAATCACCTTTAATTcttatctctgtgtgtgtgtgtgtgtgtgttcagggaGTTTACTTCAACAAATGGTGGCAAAAATAATattaccaaaaatgtaaaaaatgatcaCAGCAATGAGAGGCCTGTGCAAAACTGATTCTTTAAGACCACTCCTGCCCACTTTCTAAAATGTTTGGCCTACTCAGTCTGCCCTATTCATATCCATGCTCTAAATGTATCACCCTGCTCCAGCTGCTGGTTCTTTTGACAGGAATTGTTTGACACTTGACCAATTGTTTTTACTTCAGTCAGAGGATGAACACCCCTAGTTACCCCTTAGATCTTAGGTGATGAGAAGGCCCGTGAGATGATATTGCTTAATATGTGGCACTGTAGTGTACGTCTTGTGAACACTCACAGGGCTGCAACCATACAGCATTGGCTCTGTAGCcaatggcattttttttaacctaagAGTGGAACATTAATTTTGAAAACTCTTAGTTTGTGAAGCAGTAATGTTGTCACCTGTCTTTGAGATGATGCAAACTGATGTGGTGGGCAGCTGCAGATAAACTGTAGGTTTTACAACAGCACTCCATCTAAACATCAGTTATCGTAGCAACCTTGTACTTCTCTGGAGTAAGAGTGACTTTGTGCACAATTTCTGGACTCTCACACTCACATGCTGCGGCATTTTTGAAAGATTTGGCAATATTTGTTGTGATACCAAATTCTCCACTTCTATCTAGCTGCTGTGTCTGCAAAGTGCAACAATAATTCAATAAACCTTTTGCCAAACACCATTTCATGTCGATAAATCTACTGACAAATATAattcacatattttttatttttaggtttccAATTTTGTGTTTGCAAATGTCAGTATAATTTGTCCTCCCACAATTGGGCCTGAGTGACACGTGAGACCTGAAGTGCCTGACTTATCGTTATTTTATGCTAAAACTTTAAGCAGATGACAGGTGGTTGTTCTCCTTTCTCTTCAACTACATCCAAAAATGATTGACCTACATCATAATTTCCTTTGATTATATATAAGGCTTTAAAACCACAATTTCTAAGAGCCCTTTCAACAACATTGATATTTATTTTAGCTTGAGAGTGTTTTTTACAGTCTGTGTCTGCATTTTAACTGGAAACTCTACTTTGGCACCTGTCATGCTGCCTACAATGGGGGGGTTTCCTTACGATTATGATTTAGAGCACcagtattacatttatataaaatataaaaaaatcaaaaatagaaacattttaaaaattgataaTATTCTAGCCCCTCATTTTTACTCCTTGAACATGTACTCTTGCTGCACTAAAATGACAtactatgccacaaagaattaagtTGGAACCTGCAAGACTTTCACTGGAATGCCAGCCGTTTTTGAAGTGACTCATGTAATCAGACTGTGTGACACTTCCGTGTGCTTACTTTAAGGCATAATGAGGGTGGCTGTGGTGTATCCTCTTGCAAACAGGAAAGAGTGATTTTAGTCGTAACTTAAATAACCTgctgtaaacatttttctttccacTAAAGATAAGCTTATGACAAAAAATATTCCTCATAGTTGCAGTAGAAGGTAAACCTCATTGAGACGTTTAGTTGCAGGAAAATATTGCTATTTTGTAAAACAACCAAAATCATCAATTCAAATCTGCATGTTACTTTGGTCTAAATTAGTCTCATAAcaaataacatacagtacatgactgGGGTTATATAATCAATTTCTAGGTTTAAAGATGTGAGAAAATATGTGCATGGTACCAAAcagttctttgtatttttttgttgtacTGTTTGTTTTGACTGCTTACTCTGAATTGTCCCAGTGTGCGGTGTTGGCATCCCACTGAAAGCAGCAAAGCACTTGTTGTTgctagggaaaataaaaatgtattatgatgATGATAGAACATAGGTTCAGAGGTTCATTACTGTCAtgtatacagagtacagtaaaattcttttttacatgtgctaatcaacttGCAACATAGCTGTCACTGTAGACTGGTGCCATTACCCTACTTTGACATTTGTTTCCGTTATCTGAAGTAACTACTAACACTGAAAATATACAACTTTTGAAACAATCTTcgacgtgtatatatatatggatctGATACTGGGCAGATAAATTCATTAACACAGAAATGACATGATTTAATTTGGAAATTAACAAATGAGGCTCTAGAACTGGATTTCtcagatttgaaaatggatggaggtaTGAATGGGTGGAAGCTTTAACTGAAGAGACAAAGATATTACAGCATGTGAACTGCAGGTAGAAAGTACACCATTTGAAAAAGGCTTGGGATCTCATTGATATCCACTAATTGGCTGTGAACAAAAGCAATTTTAATGGCTAATGGCATTAGCTCATACGTAACAGCACTCAGAATACAAGTCTCAAAGAGATTATCTTTAAAAGAGTATAGTTTTGGTATCAagcaaagtttattgtcatgtgatgtgacaccccgtgtagtgacAAGGTTAGCACCAGACTAGACAGTGGGCATCTTAAAGTTCACGACAGACTGGGATCAGACTCGAGAGAaatcagacatggagacacagacacaaaatggTGCTATGTTCCAAAAACAAATGTGAGTTTTATTTATAGgtgcacaaaaaacacacaaaaaatgtccCAATCAAAAATAGTGAATGATATTTACAGTGAATTGCCATCCCCAACGTGCTCCCTTTGCACAAGCCAATACGCTTTTCAAAAGTAAGTTAGTTTTCCTGTAACTTTACCCTGGCATCCCTTTCTCAAGCTAATCAATTCATAAACTAACTAAACACTCTACACCTTTCTGTTTTCTAAAGGTGGCTAAAAGATGCTCGATTTGACTGGCGCACACAGTGTCCTCCAGCAGGCCTGCCTGACTAGCTGCCGGCGTCCTATCGCGTGAAGGTAAAATCCTCATAAAAACGCACCCCCACACTTCAACGATTTAAACAGGTAaatgcttctttttatttcatgtaagttgtctttttaatattcctagaacttttttctttaaagtggtAATAGCTGGTAGACGGATTACCACATGTGTACTTAGTACAATGGAATTTGTACTTGTAGGTCTTCTCAGGGCACACAAGTTGAAAAAATTCAATACAAAACacgtaaacaaacaaacaaaaacaatacataacTAGATAAAGAGTGTATAGTAGTTAGCATGCAACATGAAGTATGTACATACAATATACAGAGgtcaaaatacagaataaaatggtcaaaaaaatccaaacaatcaACAAAATACAACACTCGCAAGGAGCTACCAACATTACTAGAGCACATTCAATGAAAGAAAAGGGATTACTtgtttcctcagcctttatattacTGAGGGCAGTTAGTCCCTTGATGGAAATGGACAGGTGACCCATCTTCTTGTAGGACAACCCACAAAAGACATGGAACATGGTAACACCAAAATAGATACACAGAAATGACATTATACACAAAAAAAGCTAATAAAGAACACAGAATAATGTAAATGAACAGCAAAAGTAAcaacattaacatagaaaaaggaataaaaaagtaacaaaaaagttataaaaagagGAATCTGAACCTCAGTTAAGGGACAAACCCTTGCTGGAACATAACAGTTATAATATTTGTTCTTATGACttgaaactgtccctgaatctgtTAGTGTGAATGGCAATGGCCTTGTACAGTTCGCCATCaaaggtaggaaaaaaaaaagaaaagaaaatgtccaAAGGAGAGCTACTGTACTTATTGCAAGGAGAGACTCAAGAAGCTGAATCTTCTGAATATTTTACTGAAATCCTTGCTAGCAAACTGTTTAAATCAAAGATCTGGCAATATCCTAGATGTGTGATAGAAAGCATCACACCAGTGACCTTTAAATCTCAAATCCACAGTTTTTATAACACTAAGAGAACACAAACTTGGCAACCTATGCTGCTGTTTAACTTCAGACTTTTCATCTATTTTATCTTTTAATGAATGGTGAGGGCTTTGGATCTGAGCCTTTCTTCTGTTTTAACACTACTCTTAAAAGTACTGCATATTCTAGTGCAGGGATTCCCAAACATTTTTAAGCTAAGGTGCCCCAAAATG
Proteins encoded in this window:
- the rassf8b gene encoding ras association domain-containing protein 8b, yielding MELKVWVDGVQRIVCGVTESTTCQEVVIALAQAIGRTGRYTLIEKWRDTERHLAPHENPIMSLNKWGQYASDVQLILKRTGPSLSERPTSDSMARIPERTLYRQSLPPLAKLRPQMDKSLKRKEPKRKSLTFTGGAKGLMDIFGKSKETEVRQKILNNNSSKTTTEELVKLVQLQKDKLHSLERQLECHEVELRSWAERHSNGLEEEIMRLEQRIKKSEIEIEEEEFWENELQIEQENEKQLKEQFQEMRQRVHECEDKLREYMAKIHSMEAGIEAEKLQQEFQETQQINEEDLKAKIIKVKGELDLQGQQTARLENSCRAVERSLGQTTKKLQEKEQELERLTKELRQVNLQQFIQQTGTKVTVLPAEPTEEETIQQDLDKETTAQIGSLKQGSSRQLPSNLRILQNPLSSGFNPEGIYV